TTTTTTCTTTTTTCATAGAACAATTTTGGTAGTTGTGTAACAATGTTTAGTTGTTACAAAGATACATGTGTTTTCTTGAAAATGTAAGTGAGGAGTGGATAAACTTTGATGGATTCTAGTGTTTTATAAATACAAAAACGGACTAAAAAAAGTTGATTTTAGTCCGTTTTTAAATTTTATATATGCTGTATTTTTAAGCCGATTTCTGCTTTTTAAAACTCATTAAAAGTAAAATAATCATTCCAGCGCTCACCGACATGTCAGCTAAATTAAAGATGCCTGTTTTAAAAACGCCACCCAAGTCTATAAACAAAAAATCAGTTACTGAACCATATACAATTCTATCGTAAACATTGGCAATACCACCACCAATAATACTGGCAAATGCAAAAAGCGACCAATTATCTAGTGTTTTGTCTTTTAAAATGTGTCTTAATACAAGACCTAATACAACAATAGGTAATATTAACAAAAGAATGATACGAAGGGTTGGATTCAAATCGCTTCCCATGCCTAAAAAGGCGCCTGTGTTTTCCACATTCATAAGAGTGAAATAGTCTCCAATAATAGGAATGCGTTCGCCCGGTTGGGTATCGGTTCTACCAACTATGGTTGCTCTAACAATCACTTTTGAAATTTGATCGGCAGCAATGGTTAGAAAAATAACCAAAAAAATGTAGATGGAACGTTTTGTGATTTTCATCTAAATTAATTTTCAAAAGTAGCCGAAACAGTTTCTGAGGCTCTATTAATCTTTTTAACCAAACCTTGTAAAACTTTCCCAGGACCAACTTCAGTAAATAAAGTGGCGCCATCTGCAATCATTTGCTCAACAGACTGCGTCCAACGTACTGGAGCTGTTAACTGAGAAATTAAGTTTGCTTTTATAGCGGCTTCATCACTTACCGCATTGGCCGTTACATTTTGATAAATTGAGCAGTTTGGTTTGCTAAAAGTCGTGTTTTCTATAGCTGCAGCAAGCTCTTCACGTGCAGGCTCCATAAGTGGTGAATGAAAAGCGCCACCAACAGGTAATACTAAAGCACGTCTTGCTCCAGCATCTTTTAAGGCTTCACAAGCTTTGCTAATAGCTTCAATTTCCCCTGAAATCACCAATTGACCAGGACAGTTGTAGTTAGCTGCAACCACAACACCTTCGGTTTGTTTACAAATATTTTCAACCAGGTTATCTTCTAAACCTAAAACAGCGGCCATAGTACTTGGTTGTAATTCACAAGCTTTTTGCATGGCTAAAGCACGTTGAGATACAAGTTTCAATCCGTCCTCAAAAGTTAAAGCACCATTGGCAACTAATGCTGAAAACTCTCCTAAAGAGTGTCCTGCAACCATATCTGGTTTAAAACTATCTCCTAATGTTTTGGCTAATATCACTGAATGTAAAAAGATAGCAGGCTGAGTCACTTTGGTTTCCTTCAAGTCTTCTGCAGAACCTTCAAACATGGTGTCTGTAATTTTAAAACCTAAAATATCATTGGCTTTTTCAAATAATTCTTGTGCTAAGGCAGAGTTTTCATAAAGATCTAAACCCATTCCAGTAAACTGTGCGCCTTGACCAGGAAAAATATATGCATTCATTGTTTTTAATTTTTTAGAGCTGCAAAAATAAGCATTATAAATTTAGTCGTTATATATGCTTTTAATAATTTTGGCAGGATTTCCTGCAACCGCAATATCATTTGGAAAACTTTTTTGTTCTTACCTATCCAGAGCCAACGACAACATTATTAACTAAGGTGACGCTCGAACAAATAGTAGCAGGGCTCCCCATCCAAACATTATGGACAATAATTATGTATTGCGTATTCCTTGCAGCTGTTTCTATCTTTAAATTCTAGAGGGAGTGTCGCCGGCTAACAGTTTCTCTTTTCCTGTCATAGTATTTTGAATTTAGAAAGCAGCAATGGCAGCTTCAGCACAGCGTTCACCATCCATGGCTGCTGAAACAATGCCTCCAGCATAACCACCACCTTCGCCACATGGATATAAATTGGTAATTTGAGGATGTGCCAAATGCTCCGTTCTAGGAATGGAAACCGGCGATGAGGTTCTGGATTCTACGCCAACAATATTGGCTTCTTCAGTATAATAACCTTTCATTTTTTGTCCGAAGGCCTCAAAACCTTTGCGTAATCGTCCTCCAATAAATTTTGGAAGTAAGGAGTGAAGCGGCGCCGAATTTAATCCAGGTTGGTAAGAGCAGTCATTCAAACGGTTAGAAAATTTACCTTCCACAAAATCTGTTAGACGTTGTGCTGGGGCTACCTGACTTCTTCCGCCTGCGGTAAAAGCCAAACGCTCTAAGTTTTTTTGGTATTCTAGACCTTTTAATACGCCGAATTTTTCATACTTAGGTAAATCGGTGTCTACATTAATTTCAACAACAATACCCGAATTGGCATATAAATTATTTCGTTTTGAAGGCGACATGCCGTTTACAACCACCTCCCCATTGGCAGTAGCTGCAGGAACAATAAATCCGCCAGGACACATACAAAATGAATATACGCCTCGGTTGTTTACTTGCTGCACTAAACCGTATGAAGCCGCCGGAAGTAACTCACTACGTTTACCTGAACAGTGGTATTGAATAGAATCTATAATATGCTGAGGATGCTCCACACGAACACCCATAGCAAAAGATTTTGCCTCTAAGGCAATGTTTTTCTTATGAAGTAAATAAAAAATATCTCGTGCCGAATGTCCGGTGGCTAGGATGACTTTTTCAACGGCTAGTTCTTCGCCGTTTTGAATTTGAATGGCGTAAATGCTATTATTTTTTATTTTGAAATCGGTTACTCGGGTTTCAAAATGAACTTCGCCACCATATTTTAAAATGGTTTCACGAATGTTTTTCACCACTTTAGGTAATTTATTGGTGCCAATATGCGGATGCGCATCGATTAAAATTTGATCGGTGGCGCCGTGATACACAAGGTTTTCAAAAATACGCCGCACATCGCCACGTTTTAAACTTCGGGTGTATAGTTTACCGTCGCTGTAAGTTCCTGCTCCACCTTCACCAAAACAATAATTGGAATCTTCATTTACAAAGTGCT
This genomic interval from Tamlana carrageenivorans contains the following:
- the lspA gene encoding signal peptidase II; protein product: MKITKRSIYIFLVIFLTIAADQISKVIVRATIVGRTDTQPGERIPIIGDYFTLMNVENTGAFLGMGSDLNPTLRIILLLILPIVVLGLVLRHILKDKTLDNWSLFAFASIIGGGIANVYDRIVYGSVTDFLFIDLGGVFKTGIFNLADMSVSAGMIILLLMSFKKQKSA
- the fabD gene encoding ACP S-malonyltransferase translates to MNAYIFPGQGAQFTGMGLDLYENSALAQELFEKANDILGFKITDTMFEGSAEDLKETKVTQPAIFLHSVILAKTLGDSFKPDMVAGHSLGEFSALVANGALTFEDGLKLVSQRALAMQKACELQPSTMAAVLGLEDNLVENICKQTEGVVVAANYNCPGQLVISGEIEAISKACEALKDAGARRALVLPVGGAFHSPLMEPAREELAAAIENTTFSKPNCSIYQNVTANAVSDEAAIKANLISQLTAPVRWTQSVEQMIADGATLFTEVGPGKVLQGLVKKINRASETVSATFEN
- a CDS encoding NAD(P)/FAD-dependent oxidoreductase, producing the protein MVKEIQLRITLAEEERSDILVFKSAIKLDIDREDITGVKVLRKSIDARKPKIIFNYKVAVYIREALPKTSEYQFDYKDVSKAKSVHIIGFGPAGMYAALRCIELGMKPIVLERGKNVQDRRRDLRAINQEHFVNEDSNYCFGEGGAGTYSDGKLYTRSLKRGDVRRIFENLVYHGATDQILIDAHPHIGTNKLPKVVKNIRETILKYGGEVHFETRVTDFKIKNNSIYAIQIQNGEELAVEKVILATGHSARDIFYLLHKKNIALEAKSFAMGVRVEHPQHIIDSIQYHCSGKRSELLPAASYGLVQQVNNRGVYSFCMCPGGFIVPAATANGEVVVNGMSPSKRNNLYANSGIVVEINVDTDLPKYEKFGVLKGLEYQKNLERLAFTAGGRSQVAPAQRLTDFVEGKFSNRLNDCSYQPGLNSAPLHSLLPKFIGGRLRKGFEAFGQKMKGYYTEEANIVGVESRTSSPVSIPRTEHLAHPQITNLYPCGEGGGYAGGIVSAAMDGERCAEAAIAAF